In one Serinus canaria isolate serCan28SL12 chromosome 2, serCan2020, whole genome shotgun sequence genomic region, the following are encoded:
- the TERT gene encoding telomerase reverse transcriptase, with translation MPGGRAAGSEGRRGCARWTRALFGRNMAGREPFTAVLSALRRCYAEAFPLETFVRRLGDGGAGDAEVLRADDGPGYRNFVGQCLVCVPRGARAIPRPFTFQQLSSQSEVTARVVQRLCEKKKKNVLAYGYSLPDENSSQFPVMPLSKIHSYLPNTATETLCISGFWETLLSRIGDDVMMYLLEHCAVFMLVPPSNCYQVCGQPIYELISRSVDSSLVFVRQRFSKYKRTSLLKYMRKRLMFHRNYLLKSYRQRCEVNVSRMRNERKNKRQSLVPTDQCSAKAVSKASKQIKMVTEDQEKQSSSSSCVSAPAPSLKRKIHRQKSEIPAKRAKIGEKVREEKACSLLPDVNQRVYKRAKIGEKVREEKACSLLPDVNQSSSEKSETGYVAPHSESVIKTPCISERSNSAVFGPSFLHTSRGRGRFVVGSLLQRFQSNKPLESNIELQAESRRKREAILIHESHLASGQTKPVEGTSKCREQESPQARLSKKLPNRLLSSAAYIGRKSLLYSCRSFQECFPKSFVLNRLQGSEAGGRRLIEAIFLNQNQVQQRHNQSLPECKRRKKTLPKRYRQMRHTFQELLKNHGKCAYLALLRKNCPVWISEISLKKIKLSCQAALPGEAEVQKQAEQFGKEPAKCVTSSRCESGHTDVPDNIDAPLPESVRGELPPSEEQNPQEARDSALMELLKQHSSHWQVYMFVRDCLEKVIPDELWGSNHNKCRFLKNVKVFISRGRFAKVSLQELMWRMRVNDCMWLRLGKGDHFVPADEHCFREELLAKFLYWLMGTYVVELLRSFFYITETMFQKNMLFYYRKFIWGKLQNIGIRNHFVKVQLRPLSSEEIETIRQKKFVPMASKLRFIPKPNGLRPIVKVSGVVEPRALSKESREKKMNHYNTQLKNLFSVLNYERTINTSFIGSSVFGKDDIYKIWKQFVTKILESGAEIPHFYCVKADVSRAYDTIPHNKLVEVISRVLKPEKRTVYCIRRYAVIMITPSGRAKRLYKRHVSTFKDFMPDMKKFVSQLQENDSLQNAIVVEQSLTFYETSSSLFNFFLQMIHSTILEIRNRYYLQCCGIPQGSILSTLLCSLFYGDMENKWLSGIKQDGVLIRLIDDFLLLTPHLMKARAFLRTLTTGIPEYGLLINPSKTVVNFPVDDIPGCSKFKQLPDCRLIPWCGLLLDIKTLEVYCDYSSYTCTSIRSSLSFNSSITAGKNMKYKLSAVLKLKCHSLFLDLQINSLRTVLINIYKIFLLQAYRFHACVLQFPFSQQVRKNPDFFLRIISQTASCCYAILKTINAGIAKDNKGVSGIFPIQVAEWLCYHAFTVKLLNHRAVYKCLLTSLKVCKRKLIRRIPEDTVALLQAVTEPSLCQDFKAILD, from the exons ATGCCCGGCGGGCGAGCGGCGGGGTCGGAGGGACGCCGCGGCTGCGCCAGGTGGACCCGTGCCCTCTTTGGCCGCAACATGGCGGGCAGGGAGCCCTTCACGGCCGTGCTGTCCGCGCTGCGCCGCTGCTACGCTGAGGCCTTCCCGTTGGAGACCTTCGTCCGGCGGCTGGGGGACGGCGGCGCCGGGGACGCCGAGGTGCTGCGGGCCGACGACGGCCCCGGCTACCGCAATTTCGTGGGGCAGTGCCTCGTGTGCGTGCCCCGCGGCGCCCGCGCCATCCCGCGGCCCTTCACCTTCCAGCAG ttATCTAGTCAGAGTGAGGTCACCGCAAGAGTCGTTCAGAGACtgtgtgaaaaaaagaagaagaatgtCCTCGCATATGGATACTCCTTACCGGATGAGAACAGTTCTCAATTCCCAGTCATGCCACTTTCAAAGATACACAGCTACCTACCCAATACTGCCACAGAAACTCTTTGTATCAGCGGCTTCTGGGAGACACTGTTGAGCCGGATAGGGGATGATGTGATGATGTATTTATTGGAACACTGTGCAGTCTTTATGCTGGTGCCCCCTAGTAATTGTTACCAAGTTTGTGGTCAACCAATTTATGAACTTATTTCACGTAGTGTAGACTCATCCCTGGTATTTGTTAGACAAAGGTTCTCAAAGTATAAACGTACTAGCTTGCTTAAATATATGCGAAAAAGGCTTATGTTTCAtagaaattatcttttaaagTCATACAGACAAAGATGTGAAGTTAATGTCTCCAgaatgagaaatgaaagaaagaacaagagaCAAAGCTTAGTGCCCACTGACCAGTGTTCTGCAAAAGCTGTTTCTAAAGCAAGCAAACAGATCAAAATGGTTACTGAAGATCAGGAAAAACAGAGTAGCTCCAGTTCATGTGtttcagccccagctccatctttaaaaaggaagattcatagacaaaaatctgaaattccAGCCAAGAGGGCAAAAATAGGGGAGAAagtgagagaggaaaaggcttGTAGTCTTCTTCCTGATGTAAACCAAAGGGTTTACAAGAGGGCAAAAATAGGGGAGAAagtgagagaggaaaaggcttGTAGTCTTCTTCCTGATGTAAACCAAAGTAGTTCTGAGAAATCTGAAACTGGGTATGTAGCACCACATTCTGAAAGTGTCATTAAAACCCCCTGTATTTCTGAAAGAAGTAACAGTGCTGTGTTTGGTCCTTCTTTTCTTCACACATCTCGTGGCAGGGGAAGGTTTGTGGTAGGCTCTCTTCTGCAGAGATTTCAGAGTAACAAACCTTTAGAGTCCAACATTGAACTGCAAGCAGAATCCCGTAGGAAAAGAGAAGCGATTCTTATCCATGAATCTCATTTGGCTTCAGGACAAACCAAACCTGTGGAGGGTACTTCaaaatgcagagagcaggaaagtCCTCAAGCTCGTTTATCAAAGAAGTTACCAAATAGACTCCTGAGTTCTGCAGCATACATTGGGAGGAAGTCTCTTCTCTATTCTTGCAGGAGTTTCCAAGAATGTTTTCCTAAATCATTTGTATTGAATCGCTTGCAGGGCTCTGAGGCAGGTGGAAGACGACTTATAGAAGCTATATTCTTAAACCAAAATCAGGTGCAGCAAAGGCATAACCAAAGTCTGCCAGAATGCAAGCGGAGAAAGAAGACATTGCCCAAGCGCTACCGGCAAATGAGGCACACATTTCAGGAACTGCTAAAGAACCATGGAAAGTGCGCTTACTTAGCTCTCTTGAGAAAGAATTGCCCTGTTTGGATATCTGAAAtcagtttgaaaaaaatcaagctgtCTTGTCAGGCAGCCTTGCCTGGGGAAGCAGAGGTTCAGAAGCAAGCAGAACAGTTTGGGAAAGAGCCTGCTAAGTGTGTGACAAGCAGCAGATGTGAATCTGGTCACACTGATGTGCCAGATAACATAGATGCTCCCCTCCCAGAATCTGTGCGTGGGGAGTTGCCACCGAGTGAGGAGCAAAACCCACAAGAGGCACGTGATTCAGCCCTCATGGAGCTCCtcaagcagcacagcagccactggCAGGTGTACATGTTTGTGAGGGATTGCCTGGAGAAGGTCATTCCTGATGAGCTTTGGGGTTCAAATCACAACAAGTGCCGGTTTCTAAAAAATGTCAAAGTGTTCATTTCCAGGGGGAGGTTTGCTAAGGTTTCATTGCAGGAGTTGATGTGGAGGATGAGAGTGAATGACTGCATGTGGCTTCGTCTAGGCAAAG GTGATCACTTTGTTCCTGCCGATGAACATTGTTTCCGTGAAGAACTTTTGGCCAAATTCCTGTACTGGCTGATGGGTACCTATGTTGTTGAGTTGCTCAGATCATTTTTCTATATCACCGAGACCATGTTCCAGAAAAACATGCTCTTCTACTACCGAAAGTTTATCTGGGGCAAGTTACAGAACATTGGAATTAG AAACCATTTTGTCAAAGTACAGCTACGGCCTCTGTCTTCAGAGGAGATTGAAACTATCCGTCAAAAAAAATTCGTTCCTATGGCATCAAAACTCCGCTTTATTCCAAAACCAAATGGGTTGAGACCCATAGTAAAAGTGAGCGGTGTTGTCGAACCACGAGCACTcagcaaggaaagcagagaaaagaag ATGAATCATTACAACACTCAACTAAAAAATCTGTTTAGTGTGTTAAATTACGAACGGACTATAAACACCAGTTTTATAGGCTCTTCAGTGTTTGGGAAAGATGATATCTACAAGATATGGAAGCAGTTTGTTACAAAAATTCTTGAATCTGGTGCTGAAATTCCTCATTTCTACTGTGTAAAG gcTGATGTGTCCAGGGCTTATGATACCATTCCTCACAATAAACTGGTGGAAGTGATTTCGCGGGTCCTGAAGCCTGAGAAGAGAACTGTGTACTGCATACGGCGCTACGCTGTGATTATGATTACCCCAAGTGGAAGAGCCAAGAGGCTCTATAAGAGACAT GTTTCTACCTTCAAGGACTTTATGCCGGACATGAAGAAGTTTGTGTCCCAGCTTCAGGAGAATGACTCATTGCAAAATGCAATAGTAGTTGAACAG AGCTTAACGTTCTATGAGACAAGTTCCAGcctgtttaattttttccttcaaatgatACATAGCACCATTCTGGAAATTAGGAACag GTACTACTTACAGTGCTGTGGAATTCCACAAGGCTCCATTTTGTCAACCTTACTTTGCAGTTTATTCTATGGAGATATGGAAAACAAATGGCTCTCTGGAATAAAGCAGGATGG AGTCCTAATACGTCTCATTGATGATTTTTTGCTGCTTACACCACATTTAATGAAGGCAAGAGCTTTTCTAAG GACTCTAACAACAGGTATTCCTGAGTACGGCCTTTTAATAAACCCAAGTAAGACAGTGGTGAATTTTCCTGTTGATGATATCCCAGGATGTTCCAAATTTAAACAGCTGCCAGATTGTCGTTTGATCCCATGGTGTGGTTTGTTATTAGATATAAAAACACTTGAGGTTTACTGCGATTACTCCAG ttacACCTGTACTTCTATCAGATCAAGTCTTTCCTTCAATTCAAGTAtaacagctgggaaaaacatGAAATACAAACTGAGTGCAGTCCTCAAACTGAAATGTCATAGTTTATTTCTTGATTTGCAG ATCAACAGCCTTAGAACAGTTCTCATTAACATCTACAAGATATTTTTACTCCAGGCTTACAG GTTCCATGCCTGTGTTCTCCAGTTTCCATTCAGCCAGCAAGTTAGAAAGAATCCTGATTTCTTCCTAAGGATTATCTCTCAGACTGCATCATGCTGCTATGCTATCCTGAAAACAATAAATGCAG GGATTGCTAAAGATAACAAAGGTGTATCTGGCATATTCCCTATTCAGGTAGCAGAATGGCTCTGCTACCATGCCTTCACTGTCAAACTGTTAAATCACAGAGCTGTTTACAAATGTCTGCTTACATCCTTAAAAGTCT